From the genome of Uranotaenia lowii strain MFRU-FL chromosome 1, ASM2978415v1, whole genome shotgun sequence, one region includes:
- the LOC129745439 gene encoding ras-related protein Rab-11B-like, which yields MGTRDDEYDYLFKVVLIGDSGVGKSNLLSRFTRNEFNLESKSTIGVEFATRSIEVDGKTIKAQIWDTAGQERYRAITSAYYRGAVGALLVYDIAKHLTYENVERWLRELRDHADQNIVIMLVGNKSDLRHLRAVPTDEAKGFAERNGLSFIETSALDSTNVETAFQNILTEIYRIVSQKQIRDPPEGSVIRPNLENIEVKPTNPGAESVGKQCCQ from the exons TGGTACTGATAGGGGACTCTGGTGTCGGCAAAAGTAATCTACTATCAAGATTCACTAGGAACGAATTCAATTTGGAATCGAAGTCAACAATAGGAGTAGAATTTGCCACTAGAAGTATAGAG GTCGATGGTAAAACAATCAAAGCCCAGATATGGGACACGGCCGGTCAGGAACGCTACCGGGCCATCACGTCTGCCTACTACCGGGGTGCCGTCGGGGCCCTGCTCGTGTACGACATTGCCAAGCACCTTACCTACGAGAACGTGGAACGGTGGCTGCGTGAGCTGCGCGACCACGCCGATCAGAACATCGTCATCATGCTGGTCGGCAACAAGAGCGATCTGCGGCATCTCCGCGCGGTGCCGACGGACGAGGCGAAGGGATTCGCCGAACGGAACGGCCTCAGCTTCATCGAAACGTCGGCCCTCGATTCGACCAATGTTGAAACTGCATTCCAAAACATACTCACAG AAATCTACCGGATTGTTTCGCAGAAGCAAATCCGAGACCCGCCCGAAGGCAGTGTGATCAGACCGAACCTGGAAAACATCGAAGTCAAGCCGACCAACCCGGGTGCGGAATCGGTGGGCAAACAGTGTTGCCAGTGA